AGCCAGGCTTTCCCGAGCACGTGTTGCCGGCTTACCTCAAAGAACTGGGCATCGAGTACCACATCGTCGAGAAAGACACCTATTCGGTGGTCAAGGAGCTTATTCCTGAGGGAAAAACCACCTGCTCGCTGTGCTCGCGCCTGCGTCGTGGCACGCTCTACACCTTTGCCGATGAAATCGGCGCGACCAAAATGGCCCTCGGTCACCACCGCGACGACATTGTCGAGACGTTCTTCCTGAACATGTTCTTCAACGGTTCGCTCAAGGCCATGCCGCCGAAGCTGCGCGCTGACGACGGTCGCAACGTGGTGATCCGTCCGCTGGCCTACTGCAACGAAAAAGACATTCAGGCCTACTCGGATTTCAAACAATTCCCGATCATCCCGTGCAACCTCTGCGGCTCCCAGGAAAACCTGCAACGCCAGGTGGTTAAAGAGATGCTGCAGGAATGGGAACACAAGACGCCGGGCCGTACCGAAAGCATTTTCCGCAGCTTACAAAACGTGATCCCGTCGCAACTGGCGGACCGTAACTTGTTTGACTTCACCAATCTGCGCATCGATGAAACCGCCGCATCGCGGTTCGTCAACGTAGTAAACCTCTGAACAAATGGTGGGAGCGAGCCTGTGGTGAGGGGGCTTGCCCCCGTTGGGTTGCGAAGCGGCCCCAAAATCGCTGATACACCAAAGATTTTGTGAGTGCTACGCACTCAAACGGGGACAAGTCCCCTCGCCACGGGTCGCTCCCACAGTTGGTTTTTCGCTTCAATCCTCAGGAGAGGGCATGCGCGACTACAAGTGGCTGAACGAATACTGCTTGAACCGCTTCGGTTCGGCAGCTGAACTGGAAGCCCATCTGCCCGTTCCCAAGACCCCGGCGCAATTGCGCAAGATCAGCGACGACCGTTACCTCTCGACCATGGCGTTGCGGGTGTTCCGCGCCGGGCTTAAGCACAGCCTGGTGGACGCCAAGTGGCCGGCGTTCGAAGAGGTGTTCTTCAAGTTCGACCCGGAAAAAGTCGTGCTGATGAGCGCCGAACATCTGGAGCGTTTGATGCAGGACGCGCGGATCATCCGCCACCTGGGCAAGCTCAAGAGCGTGCCACGCAATGCGCAGTTCATTCTGGACGTCGCCCATGAGAAAGGCAGTTTTGGCGCGTTGATCGCCGAATGGCCGGTGACCGATATCGTTGGCTTGTGGACTTACCTGAAAAAACACGGGCATCAGTTGGGCGGGTTATCGGCACCGCGATTCTTGCGGATGGTCGGCAAGGACACCTTCGTGCCGAGCTACGACGTGGTGGCTGCGCTGAGTGCGCAGAAGATCGTCGACAAGGTGCCGACCAGCCTGCGGGACATGGCCACGGTGCAGAATGCGTTCAACCAGTGGCATGAAGAGAGCGGTGGGCG
The Pseudomonas lini DNA segment above includes these coding regions:
- the ttcA gene encoding tRNA 2-thiocytidine(32) synthetase TtcA, which codes for MGTLTVNQNKLQKRLRRQAGEAVADFNMIEDGDKVMVCLSGGKDSYTLLDVLMHLQKVAPIKFEIVAVNMDQKQPGFPEHVLPAYLKELGIEYHIVEKDTYSVVKELIPEGKTTCSLCSRLRRGTLYTFADEIGATKMALGHHRDDIVETFFLNMFFNGSLKAMPPKLRADDGRNVVIRPLAYCNEKDIQAYSDFKQFPIIPCNLCGSQENLQRQVVKEMLQEWEHKTPGRTESIFRSLQNVIPSQLADRNLFDFTNLRIDETAASRFVNVVNL
- a CDS encoding DNA-3-methyladenine glycosylase I, whose translation is MRDYKWLNEYCLNRFGSAAELEAHLPVPKTPAQLRKISDDRYLSTMALRVFRAGLKHSLVDAKWPAFEEVFFKFDPEKVVLMSAEHLERLMQDARIIRHLGKLKSVPRNAQFILDVAHEKGSFGALIAEWPVTDIVGLWTYLKKHGHQLGGLSAPRFLRMVGKDTFVPSYDVVAALSAQKIVDKVPTSLRDMATVQNAFNQWHEESGGRPMSQISMMLAYTVNH